In a genomic window of Streptomyces roseoviridis:
- a CDS encoding RNA polymerase sigma factor SigF — protein MPASTAPQVPPQNESGTTPDAPRTRPQSTRGADTRALTQVLFGQLKNLQPGTPEHHRVRSALIEANLPLVRYAAARFRSRNEPMEDVVQVGTIGLINAIDRFDPDRGVQFPTFAMPTVVGEIKRYFRDNVRTVHVPRRLHELWVQVNGATEDLTTAHGRSPTTAEIAERLKIGEDEVLACIEAGRSYHATSLEAAQEGDGLPGLLDRLGYEDPALAGVEHRDLVRHLLVQLPEREQRILMLRYYSNLTQSQISQELGVSQMHVSRLLARSFARLRSANKIEA, from the coding sequence GTGCCGGCCAGTACAGCGCCTCAGGTCCCGCCCCAGAACGAGTCCGGGACCACCCCGGACGCCCCCCGCACCCGACCCCAGAGCACCCGGGGCGCCGACACCCGGGCCCTCACCCAGGTGCTCTTCGGGCAGCTCAAGAACCTGCAACCGGGCACCCCCGAACACCACCGCGTCCGCAGCGCCCTGATCGAGGCCAACCTCCCCCTCGTCCGCTACGCCGCCGCCCGCTTCCGCAGCCGCAACGAGCCGATGGAGGACGTGGTCCAGGTCGGCACCATCGGCCTGATCAACGCCATCGACCGCTTCGACCCCGACCGGGGCGTGCAGTTCCCCACCTTCGCCATGCCCACCGTCGTCGGCGAGATCAAGCGCTACTTCCGCGACAACGTCCGCACCGTGCACGTCCCCCGCCGCCTCCACGAGCTGTGGGTGCAGGTCAACGGCGCCACCGAGGACCTCACCACCGCCCACGGCCGCTCCCCCACCACCGCCGAGATCGCCGAACGCCTCAAGATCGGCGAGGACGAGGTGCTCGCCTGCATCGAGGCCGGCCGCTCCTACCACGCCACCTCCCTGGAGGCGGCCCAGGAGGGCGACGGACTGCCCGGCCTGCTCGACCGGCTCGGCTACGAGGACCCCGCGCTCGCCGGGGTCGAGCACCGCGATCTCGTACGCCACCTGCTCGTCCAGCTCCCCGAACGCGAGCAGCGCATCCTGATGCTGCGCTACTACAGCAACCTGACCCAGTCCCAGATCAGCCAGGAGCTCGGGGTCTCCCAGATGCACGTGTCAAGGCTCCTCGCCCGTAGCTTCGCCCGCTTGAGATCCGCAAACAAGATCGAGGCGTAA
- a CDS encoding RNA polymerase sigma factor SigF, with the protein MAATTVRDLKGVACPQIRAARRCSRSRPCPRRRRRRPPRRPPTSRTARRRRRPPAPAAGTAAPDTGHDETLTAPPAVAPEALDTRTLSRSLFLRLRALDDEGAAADSPERTYVRDTLIELNLPLVRYAAARFRSRNEPMEDIVQVGTIGLIKAIDRFDCERGVEFPTFAMPTVVGEIKRFFRDTSWSVRVPRRLQELRLALTKASDDLAQKLDRSPTVPELAAVLGVSEEDVVDGLAVGNAYTASSLDSPSPEDDGGEGSLADRLGYEDAALEGVEYRESLKPLLAKLPPRERQIIMLRFFANMTQSQIGEEVGISQMHVSRLLTRTLAQLREGLIAD; encoded by the coding sequence GTGGCCGCCACGACCGTCCGCGACCTCAAGGGGGTGGCATGTCCGCAGATCAGGGCAGCTCGAAGGTGCTCACGCTCACGCCCATGCCCACGCAGACGACGGCGCCGACCGCCGCGGAGACCGCCGACGTCCCGCACGGCACGGCGACGGCGACGCCCCCCGGCTCCGGCGGCCGGCACCGCCGCACCGGACACCGGCCACGACGAGACGCTCACCGCCCCGCCGGCCGTCGCCCCCGAGGCCCTCGACACCCGCACCCTCTCCCGCTCCCTGTTCCTGCGCCTGCGCGCCCTCGACGACGAGGGCGCCGCCGCCGACAGCCCGGAGCGGACCTACGTCCGCGACACCCTCATCGAGCTCAACCTCCCCCTCGTGCGCTACGCGGCGGCCCGCTTCCGCTCCCGCAACGAGCCGATGGAGGACATCGTCCAGGTCGGCACCATCGGCCTGATCAAGGCGATCGACCGCTTCGACTGCGAACGGGGCGTGGAATTCCCGACGTTCGCCATGCCGACCGTCGTCGGCGAGATCAAGCGCTTCTTCCGCGACACCTCCTGGTCCGTGCGCGTCCCGCGCCGCCTCCAGGAGCTCCGCCTCGCCCTCACCAAGGCCAGCGACGACCTCGCCCAGAAGCTCGACCGCTCCCCCACCGTGCCCGAACTCGCCGCCGTGCTCGGGGTGTCGGAGGAGGACGTGGTCGACGGTCTCGCCGTCGGCAACGCCTACACCGCCTCCTCCCTCGACTCCCCGTCCCCCGAGGACGACGGCGGCGAGGGATCCCTCGCCGACCGGCTCGGCTACGAGGACGCGGCCCTGGAAGGCGTCGAGTACCGCGAGTCGCTCAAGCCGCTGCTCGCCAAACTCCCGCCCCGCGAACGGCAGATCATCATGCTCCGCTTCTTCGCGAACATGACCCAGTCCCAGATCGGCGAGGAGGTCGGCATCTCCCAGATGCACGTCTCCCGCCTGCTCACCCGCACTCTGGCCCAGCTCCGTGAGGGCCTGATCGCGGACTGA
- a CDS encoding helix-turn-helix transcriptional regulator, with the protein MTRRSATASEAAATTAEVFGELLRHYRESAGLTQEGLARLIPCDRSQVARVEAAKRVPAEPFARACDEALGTGGVLLRLWRRIDWYPEVQHPDWFERRAEMDAEAVALREYQTQVVPGLLQTPEYARAIFSRVAEGDELEERVKARLSRQQRFLAKSGPLYVVVLDESCLRNVVGGAEVMRDQCAHLLDVGRYSNIRIQVAPAGPTELIRPKTSLSLITLPDGTDWLYAESLTSGHFYDDPAALARYGQTYDVLRADALSAQASATLISEAMKGFEQYAEAPAQRGDLDQEQLQRQRRRKLPRSRPRVPRPRPRT; encoded by the coding sequence GTGACCAGGAGGAGCGCGACGGCGAGCGAGGCCGCCGCCACGACGGCGGAGGTCTTCGGCGAACTCCTGCGGCACTACCGCGAGTCAGCGGGCCTCACGCAGGAGGGCCTGGCCCGCCTGATCCCCTGCGACCGCTCGCAGGTGGCCCGGGTGGAGGCGGCGAAGCGGGTGCCGGCGGAGCCCTTCGCGAGGGCGTGCGACGAGGCGCTGGGGACGGGCGGGGTGCTGCTGCGGCTGTGGCGGCGGATCGACTGGTACCCGGAGGTGCAGCATCCGGACTGGTTCGAGCGCAGGGCGGAGATGGACGCGGAGGCGGTGGCGTTACGGGAGTACCAGACGCAGGTGGTGCCGGGGTTGTTGCAGACGCCGGAGTACGCGCGTGCGATCTTCTCGCGAGTCGCCGAAGGCGACGAGTTGGAGGAGCGCGTCAAGGCTCGCCTGAGCCGCCAGCAGAGGTTCCTCGCGAAAAGCGGGCCGCTGTACGTGGTTGTGCTCGACGAAAGCTGTCTGCGGAACGTGGTCGGAGGCGCCGAGGTGATGCGGGACCAGTGTGCGCACCTACTGGACGTGGGTCGGTATTCCAACATCCGCATCCAAGTCGCGCCGGCCGGGCCGACCGAACTCATCCGTCCCAAAACGTCGTTGTCGTTGATCACCCTGCCAGACGGCACGGACTGGCTCTACGCGGAATCGCTGACCAGCGGCCATTTCTACGATGATCCAGCCGCTCTTGCTCGTTATGGCCAGACCTATGATGTGCTCAGGGCGGACGCTCTGTCAGCCCAGGCGTCCGCGACCCTGATCAGCGAGGCGATGAAGGGGTTCGAGCAGTATGCAGAGGCACCAGCTCAGCGCGGCGATCTGGATCAAGAGCAGCTACAGCGACAGCGACGGCGGAAACTGCCTCGAAGTCGCCCCCGGGTTCCCCGGCCTCGTCCCCGTACGTGA